One Thioclava electrotropha DNA segment encodes these proteins:
- a CDS encoding helicase-related protein — MQGGRITAVLGPTNTGKTHYAIERMLAHRTGVIGLPLRLLAREVYDRIVAQRGPSVVALVTGEERIVPERTQYWVCTVEAMPTGIGADFLAIDEIQLCGDPERGHVFTDRLLHARGLHETLFLGSETMRGAIAALVPKVQFTKRERFSELTYSGSKKISRMKPRSAIVGFSVENTYAIAELIRRQKGGCAVVMGALSPRTRNAQVEMYQNGDVDYLVATDAIGMGLNLDIDHVAFSATSKFDGRRMRPLFPHELAQIAGRAGRHTTDGTFGVTGEARPLQPEVIEAVENHRFAPLQRLQWRNARLEFGTVDRLIQSLDARPDGEWLTKGREADDARALKVLADDPAIRDRITSPKDVQLLWDVCRIPDFRSISEAEHATLLARIFEFLQSGKGVPSDWLARQIERIDRTGGDIDTLSRRLAFIRTWTYVAQRKGWVDDESHWREATRAVEDRLSDALHGALTQRFVDRRTSVLMRRLKQKETLVAEVNDKGEVTVEGEFAGRLEGFRFKQDETGSPDEAKMLARAAYEALAPEFSLRADRFYNAPDTEMDFTEQGGLMWGDTAVGKLVKGPDLLKPTVQAFVDDEAGADVAEKVTRRLQHFIDRKVAALFEPLLAMSRDEELTGLARGFAFRMVESLGIIPREQVAAEVKDLDQDARGSLRKHGVRFGQYTIFMPALLKPAPTRLRLVLASLWSGADEFPESPPPGLVTIPNIDAFDAETYRLSGYRPSGARAIRIDMLERLADLLRTQDSRGGFEANPDMLSITGMTLDQFADLMGGMGYKAEKGERAKVKAADLEKAEEQAGAEALKTEQADEAKAEAGGGEQPAETHPEAEAAAEAGGDMVAADDVTSDEVEVFYTFTWAPRPRGNRPPRREQGQGGKPGGERGERKGGGKPHGKRDGHKGKKGGKPQGARNFEARPPKKDKPVDPDNPFAVLAALKDKK; from the coding sequence ATGCAAGGCGGGCGGATCACGGCCGTTCTGGGGCCGACCAATACCGGCAAAACCCATTACGCAATCGAGAGGATGCTGGCGCATCGGACCGGCGTCATCGGGCTGCCGCTGCGGCTGCTCGCGCGCGAGGTCTATGACCGGATCGTGGCGCAGCGTGGGCCGAGCGTGGTGGCGCTGGTCACCGGCGAAGAGCGGATCGTGCCCGAACGCACGCAGTACTGGGTCTGCACGGTCGAGGCGATGCCGACGGGGATCGGTGCGGACTTCCTTGCCATCGACGAAATCCAGCTGTGTGGCGACCCCGAGCGCGGTCATGTCTTCACCGACCGGCTGCTGCATGCGCGCGGGCTGCACGAGACGCTGTTCCTCGGCTCCGAGACGATGCGGGGGGCGATCGCCGCCTTGGTGCCGAAGGTGCAGTTCACGAAGCGCGAGCGGTTTTCCGAGCTGACCTATTCCGGCTCGAAGAAAATCTCCCGGATGAAGCCGCGCTCGGCCATCGTCGGGTTTTCGGTCGAGAATACCTATGCGATCGCGGAGCTGATCCGCCGCCAGAAAGGTGGCTGCGCGGTGGTGATGGGGGCGCTGTCGCCCCGCACCCGCAATGCGCAGGTCGAGATGTATCAGAATGGCGACGTGGATTATCTCGTGGCCACCGATGCGATCGGGATGGGGCTCAACCTCGATATCGACCATGTCGCGTTTTCGGCCACCTCGAAATTCGACGGGCGGCGGATGCGTCCGCTTTTCCCGCATGAGTTGGCACAGATCGCAGGCCGCGCGGGGCGCCACACCACCGACGGCACGTTCGGCGTGACGGGCGAGGCGCGCCCGCTGCAGCCCGAGGTGATCGAAGCGGTCGAGAATCACCGTTTCGCGCCGCTGCAGCGGCTGCAATGGCGCAATGCGCGGCTGGAATTCGGCACCGTGGACCGGCTGATCCAGTCGCTCGACGCGCGGCCGGACGGCGAATGGCTCACCAAGGGGCGCGAGGCGGACGATGCGCGCGCGCTCAAGGTGCTGGCTGACGATCCGGCGATCCGCGACCGCATTACCAGCCCAAAGGATGTGCAACTCCTTTGGGATGTCTGCCGAATCCCCGATTTTCGTTCGATTTCCGAGGCCGAACATGCAACGCTTCTGGCGCGCATCTTCGAGTTCCTGCAATCGGGCAAGGGCGTGCCCTCGGACTGGCTTGCACGTCAGATCGAGCGTATCGACAGGACGGGCGGCGATATCGACACGCTCTCGCGTCGTCTCGCCTTCATCCGCACATGGACCTATGTTGCGCAACGCAAAGGGTGGGTCGATGATGAAAGCCATTGGCGCGAGGCGACCCGCGCTGTAGAAGACCGCCTGTCGGACGCGCTGCATGGCGCGCTGACGCAAAGATTTGTGGACCGGCGCACCTCTGTGTTGATGCGCCGGCTCAAGCAGAAGGAGACCCTCGTGGCCGAGGTGAACGACAAGGGCGAAGTGACGGTTGAAGGCGAATTCGCGGGCCGTTTGGAAGGATTCCGGTTCAAGCAGGACGAGACCGGCTCGCCCGACGAGGCGAAGATGCTTGCCCGCGCGGCCTACGAGGCGCTTGCGCCCGAGTTCAGCCTGCGCGCGGACCGCTTCTACAACGCCCCCGATACGGAGATGGATTTCACCGAGCAGGGCGGCCTGATGTGGGGCGATACCGCTGTCGGCAAGCTGGTGAAGGGGCCCGATCTCCTGAAGCCGACCGTGCAGGCTTTCGTCGATGACGAGGCGGGCGCGGATGTGGCCGAGAAGGTTACGCGCCGTCTGCAGCATTTCATCGACCGCAAGGTCGCAGCCCTGTTCGAGCCGCTTCTGGCGATGAGCCGTGACGAAGAGCTGACGGGTCTCGCCCGTGGCTTCGCGTTCCGCATGGTGGAATCGCTTGGCATCATCCCGCGCGAGCAGGTCGCCGCCGAGGTGAAGGATCTCGATCAGGACGCGCGCGGCTCGCTGCGCAAGCACGGCGTGCGCTTCGGTCAGTACACGATCTTCATGCCCGCGCTTCTCAAGCCCGCGCCGACGCGGCTGCGGCTGGTGCTGGCCTCGCTGTGGTCGGGCGCGGATGAATTCCCCGAAAGCCCGCCTCCGGGCCTCGTGACGATCCCGAATATCGACGCGTTCGATGCCGAGACCTACCGCCTGTCGGGCTACCGTCCCTCGGGCGCGCGGGCGATCCGCATCGACATGCTCGAACGTCTCGCCGATCTGCTGCGCACGCAGGACAGCCGCGGCGGGTTCGAAGCCAATCCGGACATGCTCTCGATCACCGGCATGACGCTGGACCAGTTCGCCGATCTGATGGGCGGCATGGGCTACAAGGCCGAGAAGGGCGAGCGCGCCAAGGTGAAGGCTGCCGATCTCGAGAAGGCCGAAGAGCAAGCCGGCGCCGAGGCGCTCAAGACCGAGCAGGCCGACGAGGCGAAAGCCGAGGCTGGCGGCGGCGAGCAGCCTGCCGAGACCCATCCCGAGGCGGAGGCTGCGGCCGAGGCCGGCGGCGACATGGTGGCAGCCGATGACGTGACCAGCGACGAGGTCGAGGTGTTCTACACCTTTACCTGGGCGCCGCGTCCGCGCGGCAACCGTCCGCCGCGCCGCGAACAGGGCCAAGGTGGCAAGCCCGGTGGCGAACGTGGCGAGCGCAAGGGCGGCGGCAAGCCGCATGGCAAGCGCGACGGTCACAAGGGCAAGAAGGGTGGCAAGCCGCAAGGCGCGCGCAACTTCGAGGCCCGTCCGCCGAAGAAGGACAAGCCGGTCGATCCGGACAACCCCTTCGCGGTTCTGGCAGCCCTCAAGGACAAAAAGTAA
- a CDS encoding RNA-binding S4 domain-containing protein codes for MADAPERIRIDKWLWQARFCKTRGLAQELVQGGKTRVNGQRIDKPGRAIGPGDVLTLRLGKGQDARICVLRVLDCGTRRGPAVEAQALYALLEPEG; via the coding sequence ATGGCTGACGCGCCCGAGCGCATCCGCATCGACAAATGGCTCTGGCAGGCGCGGTTCTGTAAGACCCGCGGCCTCGCGCAGGAGCTGGTTCAGGGTGGCAAGACGCGCGTCAACGGTCAGCGCATCGATAAGCCCGGCCGGGCGATCGGGCCGGGCGATGTGCTGACGCTCAGACTTGGAAAAGGGCAGGACGCGCGGATCTGCGTTTTGCGGGTGCTGGACTGCGGCACCCGGCGCGGTCCGGCGGTCGAGGCGCAGGCGCTTTACGCATTGCTCGAACCGGAAGGCTAA
- a CDS encoding tetratricopeptide repeat protein, whose protein sequence is MAAFPASAETAGLEPYFKELADPNDPGWSRAEADIRRAWSRSGSAAMDLLFKRGEDALDAGDTEAAIEHFTALTDHAPDFSAGWNGRATAYFMAGLYGPSAADIARTLKLEPRHWGALAGLGAILEEMGDDKRALEAYQKSFALNPHQQDVKDAIARLDKAHQGTAL, encoded by the coding sequence ATGGCGGCATTCCCCGCCAGCGCCGAAACCGCGGGGCTCGAGCCCTATTTCAAAGAGTTGGCCGATCCGAACGATCCGGGCTGGTCGCGGGCCGAGGCGGACATCCGCAGGGCGTGGTCGCGCTCGGGGTCTGCGGCGATGGATTTGCTGTTCAAGCGCGGCGAGGACGCACTGGACGCGGGCGACACCGAGGCCGCGATCGAGCATTTCACGGCGCTGACCGATCATGCCCCCGATTTTTCCGCAGGCTGGAACGGACGGGCGACGGCCTATTTCATGGCCGGGCTTTACGGTCCTTCGGCGGCGGATATCGCGCGCACCCTGAAGCTGGAGCCGCGTCATTGGGGCGCGCTTGCCGGGTTGGGGGCGATCCTCGAAGAGATGGGCGACGACAAGCGCGCGCTTGAGGCCTATCAGAAGTCTTTTGCCTTGAATCCGCATCAACAGGATGTGAAAGACGCCATTGCGCGCCTCGATAAGGCGCATCAGGGCACGGCTCTCTAA
- a CDS encoding SCP2 sterol-binding domain-containing protein: MSEVIDKAVEALRAKLPDGFSSTAKFVIEDEGSIIADENGVREGDDDAEVVLTADRETFEGMLNGDVNPTAAFMSGKLSVDGSMGLAMQLGAALA, from the coding sequence ATGAGCGAGGTTATCGACAAGGCCGTTGAGGCACTGCGGGCGAAACTGCCCGATGGGTTTTCTTCGACTGCAAAATTCGTGATCGAGGACGAAGGCTCGATCATCGCCGACGAGAACGGCGTGCGTGAAGGCGACGACGACGCGGAAGTCGTTCTGACCGCCGACCGCGAGACTTTCGAAGGCATGCTCAACGGCGATGTGAACCCCACCGCGGCCTTCATGTCCGGCAAGCTTTCGGTCGACGGCTCGATGGGCCTCGCCATGCAGCTGGGTGCGGCGCTCGCCTGA